One window of Cohnella hashimotonis genomic DNA carries:
- a CDS encoding efflux RND transporter permease subunit codes for MNFLSRISLKNGAAVIILCILVLGYGFYSTTQIKQQTFPDLELPAVSIQAINPGASSEEIESEITKPIEDTLKGFKGYDSLTSSTGENAASLFIQFPFGTDMEKMAADVETALAKLSLPSSANVTVQRLSAGAVPVYQAAVFSDGEGAESDALAAKLATEVVPKLQKLDGVSSVTLTGTKTEKLNIVVDKDKAGQHGITLGAIQSALQSLQYALPLGNVSEDEQTIPVRLVGGVDSLAQIRALELGGGAAGQAAAGQAAPGGAGAGASPSGKVKLADIATISTVASQDSITRYNGKPSFVIGVVKSQDANTADVANEVKDVLKTYQDKGELDIHVIEDQGQAIEESVSSLVREGAFGALFCVIIIFLFLRNIRATLISIVSLPISIFATITILNQMDYTLNIMTLGGIAVSIGRIVDDSIVVIENIFRWRQEKGSALKGKELAYKATKEVIGAVGSSTIATVVVFAPLAFVSGIIGEFFRPFSIAVVVSILSSLLVAVMLIPVLGAKFFKNVKPHKEDKGALARWYEKLIQGALKRKALVLTASVLLLAASLGTIPVLGVAFLPADSLPTASIEVSLPAKSQLEQTNKAAEKVESYVQGLKDVENYQVSIGGASGNPFGGGLSQNNKATVTVQFAKKANVEKIVEQANAELPALVAAEVEGAATKIQEGQQQGLPDGSGIDVTLYSDNVDHLSRAAKQVEQLMLANADLKDTGNNMNDVSPKWVLTLNQKGLDAGVSAMAVMQAVNEQLKPIDAGTYQLDGQSRDVVLSYDRQIGSREQLEQIAVPTMSGAMKLQDVANVDVQNALATINHDDGKTYATISASIKDGGDPASITKKVEDDVRSLALPSDVELSFGGGLAMISEGFTSIGIAMIAAVGLVFLVMSMTFGGIVTPLIILSSLIFIPVGSLGALLVTGQALSMSAMIGMLMLVGIVVTNAVVLLDRVEKNRKSGMAVTESIVEACKTRLRPILMTAFATMLALLPLALSGSSTSLISGGLAVTVIGGLFTSTLLTLIVVPVIYELAWKKRKVREVENF; via the coding sequence ATGAATTTTCTGAGCCGAATAAGTCTTAAAAACGGGGCTGCCGTCATCATTCTGTGCATACTCGTGCTGGGATACGGCTTCTATTCCACGACACAAATCAAGCAGCAGACGTTCCCGGACCTCGAGCTGCCCGCCGTTTCCATCCAGGCGATCAATCCCGGCGCTTCGTCCGAAGAGATCGAGTCGGAGATCACCAAGCCGATCGAGGATACGTTAAAAGGCTTTAAGGGTTACGATTCCCTCACGAGCTCCACGGGAGAGAACGCGGCAAGTCTCTTCATCCAATTCCCGTTCGGAACGGATATGGAAAAGATGGCCGCAGACGTCGAGACGGCGCTGGCCAAGCTGTCGCTGCCGAGCAGCGCCAATGTCACGGTCCAGCGGCTGTCCGCCGGCGCCGTACCGGTCTATCAGGCTGCCGTCTTCTCCGACGGAGAAGGCGCGGAGTCCGACGCGCTGGCGGCCAAGCTGGCGACCGAAGTCGTGCCGAAGCTCCAGAAGCTGGACGGCGTCAGCTCGGTCACCCTGACCGGGACCAAGACGGAGAAGCTCAATATCGTCGTCGACAAAGACAAGGCGGGCCAACACGGCATTACGCTCGGCGCCATACAGAGCGCGCTTCAGTCGCTCCAGTACGCGCTGCCGCTCGGCAACGTGAGCGAAGACGAGCAGACGATCCCGGTCCGGCTCGTGGGCGGCGTCGATTCGCTCGCGCAGATCCGCGCGCTGGAGCTTGGCGGCGGCGCGGCTGGACAAGCAGCGGCAGGACAAGCGGCGCCAGGCGGCGCCGGTGCTGGTGCTAGTCCATCCGGCAAGGTCAAGCTGGCGGACATCGCGACGATCTCTACGGTCGCTTCCCAGGATTCGATCACCAGGTACAACGGCAAACCGAGCTTCGTGATCGGCGTCGTGAAGAGCCAGGACGCCAACACGGCAGATGTCGCGAACGAAGTTAAAGACGTTTTGAAGACCTATCAAGACAAAGGCGAACTGGACATTCACGTGATCGAGGACCAGGGCCAGGCGATCGAGGAGTCGGTATCGTCGCTCGTTCGCGAAGGCGCGTTCGGCGCGTTGTTCTGCGTCATCATCATCTTCCTGTTCCTGCGCAACATCCGTGCGACGCTGATCTCCATCGTTTCCCTCCCGATATCGATTTTCGCCACGATCACGATTCTGAACCAGATGGATTATACCCTCAACATCATGACGCTGGGAGGCATCGCGGTCTCCATCGGACGCATCGTGGACGACAGCATCGTCGTGATCGAGAATATATTCAGATGGCGGCAGGAAAAAGGCAGCGCGCTGAAAGGAAAGGAGCTTGCCTACAAAGCGACCAAGGAAGTGATCGGCGCGGTCGGATCCTCGACCATCGCGACCGTCGTCGTCTTCGCGCCGCTGGCGTTCGTGAGCGGGATCATCGGCGAGTTCTTCCGGCCGTTCTCCATCGCGGTCGTCGTCTCGATCCTGTCTTCCTTGCTCGTGGCCGTCATGTTGATTCCCGTGCTCGGCGCCAAGTTTTTCAAGAACGTCAAGCCGCACAAGGAAGACAAAGGCGCGCTGGCACGTTGGTACGAAAAGCTGATTCAAGGCGCGCTGAAGCGTAAAGCGCTCGTCTTGACCGCGTCCGTGCTGCTGCTCGCCGCATCGCTCGGCACGATCCCGGTCCTCGGCGTCGCCTTCCTGCCCGCCGATTCGCTGCCTACGGCATCGATCGAAGTGTCGCTGCCGGCGAAGAGCCAGCTGGAGCAGACCAACAAAGCGGCGGAGAAGGTCGAATCTTACGTTCAAGGCCTGAAGGATGTAGAGAACTACCAGGTCAGCATCGGCGGCGCCTCCGGCAATCCGTTCGGCGGCGGCCTCTCGCAAAACAATAAAGCGACGGTAACCGTTCAATTTGCGAAAAAAGCAAACGTAGAAAAGATTGTGGAGCAAGCGAATGCCGAGCTGCCTGCATTGGTGGCAGCAGAGGTTGAAGGCGCGGCAACCAAGATTCAGGAAGGCCAACAGCAAGGCTTGCCCGACGGCAGCGGCATCGATGTCACGCTTTACTCCGACAATGTCGACCATCTGTCGCGAGCGGCCAAGCAAGTGGAGCAGTTGATGCTCGCGAACGCCGACTTGAAGGATACCGGCAACAATATGAACGACGTCTCGCCAAAGTGGGTGCTGACGTTAAACCAAAAAGGCCTCGATGCAGGCGTCAGCGCAATGGCCGTGATGCAGGCCGTGAACGAGCAGTTGAAGCCGATTGACGCCGGCACTTATCAGCTCGACGGTCAGAGCCGGGACGTTGTCCTCTCGTACGACCGGCAGATCGGCTCCCGCGAGCAGCTCGAACAAATCGCGGTTCCGACTATGTCGGGCGCGATGAAGCTCCAGGATGTTGCCAATGTCGACGTGCAAAATGCGCTGGCGACGATCAATCACGACGACGGCAAGACGTACGCGACGATCAGCGCGAGCATCAAGGACGGCGGCGACCCCGCATCCATCACCAAAAAAGTGGAGGATGACGTCCGCAGCCTGGCCCTGCCTTCCGATGTAGAGCTCAGCTTCGGCGGCGGGCTCGCCATGATCAGCGAAGGCTTCACCAGCATCGGCATTGCCATGATCGCGGCGGTAGGGCTCGTCTTCCTCGTCATGAGCATGACGTTCGGCGGCATTGTCACGCCCCTGATCATCCTGTCGTCGCTGATCTTCATTCCGGTCGGCTCGCTCGGCGCCTTGCTGGTGACCGGCCAGGCCCTGTCCATGAGCGCGATGATCGGGATGCTCATGCTCGTCGGCATCGTCGTGACAAACGCCGTCGTGCTCCTCGACCGCGTCGAGAAAAACCGCAAGTCGGGCATGGCCGTCACCGAGTCGATCGTCGAAGCGTGCAAGACCCGCCTCAGACCGATTCTGATGACTGCGTTCGCGACGATGCTGGCGCTCTTGCCCCTCGCCTTGTCCGGCTCCTCGACCAGTCTCATATCCGGCGGCCTGGCCGTGACCGTCATCGGCGGATTGTTCACGTCCACCCTGCTCACGCTCATCGTCGTTCCGGTCATTTACGAGCTGGCTTGGAAGAAACGGAAGGTTCGCGAGGTAGAAAATTTCTGA
- a CDS encoding DgaE family pyridoxal phosphate-dependent ammonia lyase: protein MANSWHAKYGLKRVINASGRMSILGVSAPTDTVMEAMKQGGQQYVEIADLVDKAGDRIAGILGSEAAVVVNSASSGIALSVAAIVTQGNRRLSERLHQEPIARNEIVMLKGHNVQYGAPVETMVYLGGGKVVEAGYANEGKAEHIEDAIGERTAAILYVKSHHAVQKNMISVEEVWEIAQRRGVPLIVDAAAEEDVRKYVKCADLAIYSGSKAIEGPTSGIVGGKRKYVEWLKVQLHGIGRSMKVGKETTFGLLQALDEYMVKEDTSEREKESLQALAPLNDLAGVQVSIVQDEAGRAIYRGRVRIDPALTGTTAVRLAKALQEGDIAIYTRDYGVRQGYFDIDPRPLQGDDIHIIASRIRELAGGQ from the coding sequence ATGGCGAATTCATGGCATGCGAAGTATGGACTTAAGCGCGTCATCAACGCAAGCGGGAGGATGAGCATCCTCGGCGTGTCCGCGCCGACGGACACCGTCATGGAAGCGATGAAGCAGGGCGGGCAGCAGTATGTGGAGATCGCGGATCTCGTCGACAAGGCGGGCGACCGGATCGCGGGCATTCTGGGCTCGGAGGCGGCGGTCGTCGTCAATTCCGCGTCGAGCGGCATCGCGCTGTCGGTGGCGGCGATCGTCACGCAGGGCAACCGACGTCTCAGCGAGCGTCTGCATCAGGAGCCGATCGCGCGAAACGAGATCGTCATGCTGAAGGGGCACAATGTACAGTACGGCGCGCCTGTGGAGACCATGGTATACCTGGGGGGCGGCAAGGTCGTTGAGGCAGGCTACGCCAACGAAGGCAAAGCCGAGCATATCGAGGACGCGATCGGCGAGCGGACGGCAGCCATTTTATACGTGAAGTCGCATCATGCGGTTCAAAAGAACATGATCTCCGTCGAGGAAGTGTGGGAAATTGCGCAGCGGCGCGGGGTGCCGCTCATCGTGGACGCCGCGGCGGAGGAGGATGTCCGCAAGTACGTGAAGTGCGCGGATCTGGCAATCTACAGCGGCTCCAAAGCGATCGAAGGCCCCACCTCGGGCATCGTCGGCGGCAAGCGCAAGTATGTCGAATGGCTGAAGGTGCAGCTTCACGGCATCGGGCGCAGCATGAAGGTCGGCAAGGAGACGACGTTCGGCTTGCTTCAGGCGCTGGACGAGTATATGGTCAAGGAAGATACGAGCGAGCGGGAAAAGGAATCGCTGCAGGCGCTGGCGCCCCTGAACGATCTGGCAGGCGTGCAGGTGTCGATCGTGCAGGACGAAGCGGGCCGCGCGATCTACCGCGGGCGGGTCCGGATCGATCCCGCGCTCACGGGAACGACCGCCGTGCGCCTGGCGAAGGCGCTGCAGGAGGGCGACATCGCCATCTATACCCGCGATTACGGCGTCCGCCAAGGCTACTTCGATATCGATCCGCGCCCGCTTCAGGGCGACGACATTCATATTATCGCGTCGCGCATTCGCGAGCTGGCAGGAGGACAATAA
- a CDS encoding GntR family transcriptional regulator, protein MQIKNILKDRILHGQYPLDTNIPPEPRLEEEFGVSKITIRGAIKELVQEGYLEPSSGRGTRVIRNTKAAKRSTWKSFTELLVEEGHAMQKRLLGAATVRHEPGSEQLRLFGGESLRVERLYLLDGAPYIHYAHHLPARLEKADLSGLAEQSLYGFLEENGIVLARFRDAFAVSAAPAGVAEQLNLAEGTPLLKRLRYAYDEAGGVVEYSEGYYNTALQHYVVNYDV, encoded by the coding sequence ATGCAGATCAAAAACATACTGAAGGACCGGATTCTGCACGGGCAGTATCCGCTCGACACCAACATTCCTCCCGAGCCGCGGCTCGAGGAGGAGTTCGGCGTGAGCAAGATCACGATTCGGGGCGCCATCAAGGAGCTCGTGCAGGAGGGTTATCTGGAGCCGAGCAGCGGCCGGGGGACGCGGGTGATCCGCAACACAAAGGCGGCCAAGCGCTCGACGTGGAAGAGCTTCACCGAGCTGCTCGTCGAGGAAGGCCATGCGATGCAGAAACGGCTGCTGGGCGCAGCGACTGTCCGGCACGAGCCGGGCTCCGAGCAGCTGCGTTTGTTCGGAGGCGAGAGTCTTCGGGTCGAACGGCTTTATTTGTTGGACGGGGCGCCGTATATCCACTATGCGCACCATCTGCCGGCAAGGTTGGAAAAGGCAGACCTGTCGGGGCTGGCGGAGCAGTCGTTGTACGGATTTCTGGAGGAGAACGGCATCGTGCTGGCGCGGTTCCGGGATGCGTTCGCGGTATCGGCTGCGCCTGCCGGCGTCGCCGAGCAGTTGAACTTGGCGGAGGGCACGCCGCTGCTGAAGCGCCTGCGCTACGCCTACGACGAGGCTGGCGGCGTGGTCGAGTACAGCGAGGGGTACTATAATACGGCGCTGCAGCATTATGTGGTGAATTACGACGTGTGA
- a CDS encoding sugar kinase — MPKKVAAFGEVMMRLQVPGYELLTQADTLKYSFSGTGVNIVSALARFGHAGYLVTTLPANPLGDAAVAYLRKLGVAQDFIRRDGKYVGLYFLENGFGARPSRVTYTNRLESSFNTAPAGAYDWEALAEGLDAVHFCGITLAMNDTVRGHMAELARAVKRKGGLVVFDCNYRPTLWGEDGYAKAKPHYIEMLSLADLVFMNEKDAIHILGMETSRTVRRDQLTDLIPAVADTYGIAAIAGTHRAIIGDGTHALQGFLYENRQFAFSKTLTFAVYDRIGAGDAYASGILHGALTGMPSGRTVEFAAAAAMLAHTVQGDTPMSTEAEIFRAMTEAAGDIER; from the coding sequence ATGCCTAAAAAAGTCGCCGCCTTCGGCGAAGTGATGATGCGCCTGCAGGTGCCGGGCTACGAACTGCTCACCCAGGCGGATACGCTGAAGTACTCGTTCTCCGGCACCGGGGTCAATATCGTCTCGGCGCTCGCGCGGTTCGGGCATGCTGGCTATCTGGTCACGACGCTGCCCGCGAATCCGCTGGGCGACGCCGCGGTCGCGTATTTGCGCAAGCTGGGCGTGGCCCAGGACTTCATTCGGCGGGACGGGAAGTACGTCGGTCTCTACTTCCTCGAGAACGGCTTCGGCGCCAGACCGAGCCGCGTCACGTACACGAACCGGCTGGAGAGCAGCTTCAACACGGCGCCTGCCGGCGCTTACGATTGGGAGGCGCTCGCGGAAGGGCTGGACGCCGTTCACTTCTGCGGCATCACGCTCGCTATGAACGATACGGTGCGCGGCCATATGGCGGAGCTCGCGCGCGCGGTCAAGCGCAAGGGCGGCCTCGTCGTTTTCGACTGCAACTATCGCCCGACGCTCTGGGGTGAGGACGGCTACGCCAAGGCGAAGCCGCATTATATCGAGATGCTGAGCCTTGCGGACCTCGTGTTCATGAACGAGAAGGACGCGATTCACATTCTCGGCATGGAGACGAGCCGGACGGTCCGCAGGGATCAGCTCACGGATCTCATCCCGGCCGTTGCCGATACTTATGGCATCGCCGCAATCGCCGGCACCCATCGTGCCATCATCGGAGACGGGACCCACGCATTGCAAGGTTTTTTGTATGAAAACCGGCAATTCGCTTTTTCCAAAACGCTTACGTTCGCGGTCTATGATAGAATTGGAGCAGGAGACGCGTACGCCAGCGGCATCCTGCACGGCGCGCTGACGGGAATGCCGTCCGGGCGGACCGTCGAATTCGCGGCTGCCGCAGCGATGCTGGCCCATACGGTGCAGGGCGACACGCCGATGTCGACGGAGGCGGAAATCTTCCGCGCCATGACGGAGGCGGCAGGCGACATAGAAAGGTAG
- a CDS encoding HSP90 family protein yields MKNMNFQVNLQGVIDLLSNHLYSDPGVFVRELLQNGVDAVTARKRLGHVFEESVKVELFPASSTLSFSDNGCGLTEAEIEQFLARIGSSTKREDPDAADDFIGQFGVGLLACFVVSAEIVLITRSALDGDPLEWRGKPDGTYTIKKLKRQVPVGTTVYLQAKPDYEEFFEYYRVSELLEKYGAYLPTPVLLREDKYERRINDAVQPWKLSKPEAIEYIEQSTFTKPLDIIPLHSAIGGVTGIAHVLPYAVSLQDEKKHRVYLKNMLLSDKMSNILPAWAFFVNGIINTENLRPTASREAFQENDLFFAVRDELGACIKQYLIELSERDPELFQRIVLIHRASIKTMAVEDEELYALFIRHLTFETSYGDMKMAQILEERTTLAVTASVDEFRQVSRVAKAQELMVVNGGYVHDMDLIRRLPAVAEDATVSILDSLTFAERFEQLDAEDKRAAQPMLEHSDRLLERFNCRSLVRWFEPADIPVLYNTNQEANFFRLVEESEKEANPLFGEVVRVVKNDMYEQPYARLCFNYNNPMVRKAAQTRDPALRKASIELFYTQALLLGNHPMSADELRMMNDSLLQFMNKGLDGETEASR; encoded by the coding sequence ATGAAAAATATGAACTTCCAAGTCAATCTTCAAGGCGTCATCGATCTGCTGTCCAACCACCTGTACTCGGATCCCGGCGTATTCGTACGCGAGCTGCTCCAGAACGGCGTGGACGCGGTCACGGCGCGCAAGCGCCTGGGACATGTTTTCGAGGAATCCGTGAAAGTCGAGCTGTTCCCGGCTTCGTCCACGCTGTCCTTCTCCGACAACGGCTGCGGCCTTACGGAAGCGGAGATCGAGCAATTCCTGGCGCGCATCGGCAGCTCGACCAAGCGGGAGGATCCGGATGCCGCGGACGACTTCATCGGCCAATTCGGCGTCGGCTTGCTAGCCTGCTTCGTCGTGAGCGCGGAGATCGTGCTCATCACGCGGTCCGCGCTTGATGGGGATCCGCTGGAGTGGCGGGGCAAGCCGGACGGCACCTACACGATCAAGAAACTGAAGCGGCAGGTACCCGTGGGAACCACGGTGTATCTCCAGGCGAAACCGGATTACGAGGAGTTTTTCGAGTACTACCGGGTAAGCGAGCTGCTGGAGAAGTACGGCGCGTATCTGCCGACGCCGGTCCTGCTGCGGGAAGACAAGTACGAACGCAGGATCAACGACGCGGTTCAGCCCTGGAAGCTGAGCAAGCCGGAAGCGATCGAATATATCGAACAGTCGACCTTTACCAAGCCCCTGGATATCATCCCGCTGCATTCGGCCATCGGCGGCGTCACCGGCATCGCGCATGTGCTTCCTTATGCGGTCAGCCTGCAGGACGAGAAGAAGCATCGGGTTTATTTAAAAAACATGCTGCTGTCGGACAAAATGAGCAATATCCTGCCGGCATGGGCGTTTTTCGTGAACGGCATCATCAACACGGAGAATCTGCGCCCCACGGCTTCCCGCGAAGCTTTTCAGGAGAACGACCTGTTCTTCGCCGTCCGGGACGAGCTTGGCGCGTGCATCAAGCAATACCTGATCGAGCTGAGCGAGCGCGATCCCGAGCTGTTCCAACGCATCGTCCTCATTCACCGCGCTTCGATCAAGACGATGGCCGTCGAGGACGAGGAGCTGTACGCGCTTTTTATCCGGCACCTGACCTTCGAGACCTCTTACGGCGACATGAAGATGGCGCAAATTCTGGAGGAGCGGACGACCCTCGCAGTCACCGCCTCTGTGGACGAGTTCCGCCAAGTGTCCCGCGTAGCCAAAGCGCAGGAGCTGATGGTCGTAAACGGCGGTTACGTGCACGACATGGATCTGATCAGGCGACTGCCGGCGGTGGCGGAAGACGCCACCGTCAGCATCCTCGACAGTCTCACCTTCGCCGAACGGTTCGAGCAGTTGGATGCGGAGGACAAACGCGCCGCGCAGCCTATGCTGGAGCATAGCGACCGACTCCTCGAACGCTTCAACTGCCGTTCTCTCGTCCGATGGTTCGAGCCTGCCGACATCCCTGTGCTCTACAATACGAACCAGGAGGCCAACTTCTTCAGGCTTGTCGAAGAGAGCGAGAAGGAAGCGAATCCGCTCTTCGGCGAAGTCGTGCGGGTGGTCAAGAATGACATGTACGAACAGCCTTATGCCAGGCTCTGCTTCAACTACAACAATCCGATGGTTCGCAAAGCGGCACAGACGCGCGATCCGGCGCTCCGGAAGGCGAGCATCGAGCTTTTCTACACGCAGGCCCTGCTGCTGGGCAACCATCCGATGAGTGCGGACGAGCTGAGGATGATGAACGATTCCCTGCTGCAATTCATGAACAAGGGCCTCGACGGGGAGACGGAGGCGAGCCGATGA
- a CDS encoding sensor histidine kinase has product MIKSLYVRIVLTFLAAVVVSLFLSLLLIVRLFETRIIGYVQNEMIANGKDIIQSYIGSYPEHSELLAKGIAVTATVNFYGSNGQMLHKDVMPADKRIAVDTEKIDFVLNGGVYRGKAPDDAFVVGLPFQIGGERFALFTEPEIGPFMRLIGNFFRIELLFVLIIGSVFILIAAVFIVRPLKRLTDATRRMSKGDFGIVIRSKRKDEIGQLTRSFNLMAQELGALEKTRQQFVSNVSHEIQSPLTSIKGFTKALKHKKMDEEKRLQLLSIIEEETERLSRLGEDLLQLSSLEYEHLELNLRAYRLDEQLRKAVIALEPQWTQKSLRIELELASLDIVADEDRIYQLWINLLGNAIKFTDACGEIRLVAGQQGETAVVSVQDTGAGIPEGQLDAIFQPFYKVDLSRTSAVPGNGIGLSIVKRIVGLHQGDIQVTSAPGEGTTFRITLPLAPPSGKM; this is encoded by the coding sequence ATGATTAAGTCGCTATACGTCCGCATCGTACTTACCTTTCTGGCCGCGGTGGTCGTGAGCCTTTTCCTCTCGCTGTTGTTAATCGTGCGTCTATTTGAGACGCGGATCATCGGCTATGTCCAAAACGAGATGATCGCAAACGGCAAGGACATCATTCAGTCCTACATCGGATCCTATCCTGAGCATTCCGAGCTGCTTGCGAAGGGAATCGCCGTGACCGCCACTGTCAATTTTTACGGATCGAACGGTCAAATGCTGCACAAGGACGTAATGCCGGCGGACAAGCGAATCGCGGTCGACACGGAGAAAATCGACTTCGTGCTGAACGGGGGCGTGTATCGCGGCAAGGCGCCCGACGATGCCTTTGTCGTAGGGCTTCCGTTTCAGATCGGCGGCGAACGGTTTGCCTTATTTACTGAACCGGAAATCGGTCCGTTCATGCGCTTGATCGGCAACTTCTTCCGAATCGAATTGCTGTTCGTCCTGATCATCGGCAGCGTCTTCATCCTCATCGCGGCGGTATTTATCGTCAGACCACTCAAGCGATTGACCGATGCGACCCGGCGGATGAGCAAAGGCGACTTTGGCATCGTCATCCGTTCGAAGCGCAAGGACGAGATCGGACAATTGACGCGCAGCTTCAATCTGATGGCCCAAGAGCTTGGCGCGCTGGAGAAAACCCGACAGCAATTCGTGTCCAACGTTTCGCACGAGATTCAATCCCCCCTCACTTCGATCAAAGGGTTCACGAAGGCGCTCAAGCACAAGAAGATGGACGAGGAAAAACGGCTGCAGCTGCTGTCCATCATCGAAGAGGAGACCGAGCGCCTCTCTCGTCTTGGCGAGGATCTGCTCCAGCTCTCTTCCCTGGAATACGAGCATCTGGAGCTCAACCTCCGCGCTTACCGGCTGGACGAGCAATTGCGAAAGGCCGTCATCGCCCTGGAGCCCCAATGGACGCAGAAAAGCCTTCGAATCGAGCTGGAGCTGGCCTCGCTGGACATCGTAGCCGACGAAGATCGCATTTATCAGCTTTGGATCAACCTGCTCGGCAATGCGATCAAATTCACGGACGCGTGCGGGGAGATTCGTCTGGTCGCGGGACAGCAAGGCGAGACGGCGGTCGTATCGGTTCAGGACACCGGCGCCGGCATCCCCGAGGGTCAGCTGGACGCGATCTTTCAGCCGTTCTACAAGGTGGATCTGTCGCGCACGAGCGCGGTCCCGGGCAACGGCATCGGTCTGTCGATCGTTAAGCGAATCGTCGGCCTGCATCAGGGGGACATCCAAGTGACGAGCGCGCCGGGAGAAGGAACGACGTTCCGAATTACGCTCCCGCTGGCTCCGCCTTCCGGCAAAATGTAA
- a CDS encoding Rpn family recombination-promoting nuclease/putative transposase → MELLDPRVDFVFKRIFGSENNKDVLLAFLNQIFNKAGEPPLTEIILMNPYTDKDDPLDKQSIFDVYAKTAEGKLIDIEMQLFNKYDIEKRTLFYWSKRYAGQLQEGERYQALKKCVTINILNYAFLPNGEYHNVFHLREDRTLITLSDDIEVHFLELTKLEDVIPTQGGLENWLLFLKGVDTTYWEVLKMNEPGLEKAMDTLQYLSQDSEARRLYEARQKYLHDEASMLEGAKQAGIKEVAKNMLRLNVDISLIVQATGLSEQEILALQRNQ, encoded by the coding sequence ATGGAATTGCTTGATCCAAGGGTGGATTTTGTATTCAAGCGTATTTTCGGCAGCGAGAATAACAAGGATGTGCTGTTGGCGTTTCTCAACCAGATATTCAACAAGGCCGGGGAGCCGCCATTGACCGAGATTATCCTGATGAATCCATACACCGACAAGGACGACCCGCTCGACAAGCAATCCATCTTCGACGTTTACGCCAAGACGGCGGAGGGCAAGCTGATTGACATTGAAATGCAGCTCTTTAACAAATACGATATTGAAAAGCGGACGTTGTTCTATTGGAGCAAGCGTTATGCCGGCCAGCTTCAGGAAGGCGAGAGATATCAAGCGCTGAAGAAGTGCGTCACCATCAATATTTTGAACTATGCCTTTTTGCCGAACGGCGAGTATCATAATGTGTTCCATCTTCGCGAAGACCGGACATTGATCACGCTAAGCGACGACATCGAAGTGCATTTTCTCGAATTGACGAAGCTGGAAGACGTGATCCCTACGCAAGGCGGCTTGGAAAACTGGCTGCTTTTTCTGAAAGGCGTGGATACGACCTACTGGGAGGTGCTGAAGATGAATGAACCAGGCTTGGAAAAAGCGATGGACACGCTGCAATACTTGAGTCAAGACTCGGAGGCCCGCCGTCTGTACGAAGCTCGCCAGAAGTATCTGCATGATGAAGCGTCGATGCTTGAAGGAGCGAAGCAGGCGGGCATCAAGGAAGTCGCTAAGAACATGCTGCGGTTAAATGTAGATATCTCGCTCATTGTCCAAGCAACCGGGTTGTCGGAGCAAGAGATTCTTGCGTTACAGAGAAACCAATGA
- the dagF gene encoding 2-dehydro-3-deoxy-phosphogluconate aldolase, with translation MTSGLTKRLYRERAALNVLANSVENAKEVFDAAEGHVLVGVLSKDYPTVAAAVQAMEEYGRAIDDAVSIGLGAGDNRQAAVVAEIVKHYPGSHVNQVFPAVGATRANLGGRESWINSLVSPTGRVGYVKVSTGPISAAAAEQAILPVRAAIALVRDMGGNALKYFPMNGLSREDEYKAVVEACAAEGFALEPTGGIDLDNFEPIVRMALEAGVPQVIPHVYSSIVDKATGKTKTDDVRRLLATMKELVDRYA, from the coding sequence ATGACGAGCGGTTTGACGAAAAGACTGTACAGAGAGCGGGCGGCGCTGAACGTCTTGGCGAACAGCGTGGAAAACGCCAAGGAAGTGTTCGATGCGGCCGAAGGGCATGTGCTGGTCGGCGTGCTGTCCAAGGACTATCCGACCGTGGCGGCGGCAGTGCAAGCGATGGAGGAATACGGCCGGGCGATCGACGACGCCGTATCGATCGGTCTCGGCGCCGGCGACAATCGGCAGGCAGCCGTCGTGGCGGAGATCGTCAAGCACTATCCCGGCAGCCATGTCAATCAGGTGTTCCCCGCGGTCGGCGCGACACGTGCAAACCTCGGCGGCAGGGAAAGCTGGATCAACAGCCTCGTCTCTCCGACGGGCCGGGTCGGCTATGTTAAAGTGTCGACGGGACCGATTAGCGCGGCTGCGGCCGAGCAGGCGATCCTGCCCGTCCGTGCGGCGATTGCGCTTGTGCGCGACATGGGCGGCAACGCGCTCAAGTATTTTCCGATGAACGGGCTGAGCCGCGAAGACGAGTACAAGGCGGTCGTAGAAGCTTGCGCCGCGGAAGGTTTCGCGCTCGAGCCGACGGGCGGCATCGACCTGGACAACTTCGAACCGATCGTCCGCATGGCACTCGAAGCGGGCGTGCCGCAGGTGATTCCGCATGTCTACTCCTCAATCGTCGACAAGGCCACAGGCAAAACGAAGACCGACGATGTGCGCCGCCTGCTGGCGACGATGAAAGAGCTGGTCGACCGGTATGCCTAA